In Akkermansia muciniphila ATCC BAA-835, the genomic stretch GGTGGTAGTAGCGGCGTCTCCAGAGCATTCCTTGCAGTCAAACAACATATTTTTGATCATAGAATATGAATTTTACCACCATAAACTGCGTCATTTCCCAGTTCTTCTTCAATTCTAAGCAATTGATTGTATTTGGCCATGCGGTCGGAACGGCTTAGAGAGCCGGTTTTGATTTGCCCCGCGTTCGTCGCTACGGCAATATCCGCGATCGTGGCGTCTTCCGTTTCCCCGGAGCGGTGGGAGATGATGGCGGAGTATTTGTTATCCTTGGCCAGTTCCACCGTATCCAGCGTTTCCGTCAGGGAACCTATCTGGTTGACTTTCACCAGGACGGCATTCGCTACATGGCGGGAAATGCCCTGATTCAGGAATTCCACATTCGTCACGAACAGGTCGTCCCCTACCAGCTGGGTATTGCCGCCCATGGCTTTAGTTAGCTGTTCCCAGCCCAGCCAGTCGTTTTCCGCACAGCCGTCCTCAATGGAAATGATGGGGTATTTTTTCTGGAGTTCCTGATAGTAAGCCGTCAGTTCCTCCGCTGTTCTGCCCAGGCCGTCTGATTTTTTGAAGACGTACAGGTTCCGGGAGGGATCGTAGAATTCGGAGGAAGCCACGTCCAGGGCAATGAAGATATCCGTGCCCAGGGTGTACCCGGCCCGTTTTACGGCCTGTGCAATGCATTCCAGGGCGTCGTCTGCTGATTTCAGGGCCGGGGCGAATCCCCCTTCATCCCCCACAGCAGTGGAAAGGCCGCGGTCATGCAGCACATCCTTGAGCGCATGGAAAACTTCCGCCCCGTAGCGCAGGGATTCCCGGAAAGTGGGAGCCCCCTTGGGCATGATCATGAATTCCTGAAAGTCGATGGGGGAGTCCGAATGGGCTCCACCATTGATTATGTTCATCATGGGGACGGGCAAAACCTTGGCGTTCGGTCCACCCAGGTATTTGAAAAGGGGAAGGTTGAGCTGAATGGCGGCGGCTTTTGCCACGGCCAGGGAGACGCCCAGGATGGCGTTGGCCCCCAGGCGGGATTTATTGGGCGTGCCGTCCAGGTCGATCATGATTTTGTCAATGGCCGGCTGCAGGGTGGCATCGTGCCCTGATATTTCCGGGGCAATGATTTTATTGATGTTTTCCACGGCTTTAAGCACGCCCTTGCCTCCGTAGCGCTTGGCGTCTCCATCCCGGAGTTCCCAGGCTTCATGTTCTCCGGTGGAGGCTCCGCTGGGGACGGATGCGCGTCCGATAGCTCCCCCGGCGAGGGCCACGTCCACTTCCACGGTGGGATTGCCCCGTGAGTCGATGATTTCACGGCCGCGGACGTCAATGATTTCCATTTCATTCATGATCATAAGATTTCTTTTTGTCCTTTTTAGACAGGGAAACAGGCTTTCCCGTTCCGGAGAAGCATGTCATGTCCCTAGAAGTTCCGGTTTCAAAAGCAGGACTGACGCAGAACGGGGACGAAGCTTGCCGGCTTCTTCAGGGCCATGATGCCCCGCAGAATGAAGAGGTTCCCTTGCTGGGCATCCGCCTGCCCGTTCTTAGGAATTTTGCCGGGAAGAAGCTCAGGAGAATCTGGCAGGACAGGATGTCGGCGAGGTGCGTGGACCCTCAAAAGGGCAGGAGCAGCCGCTTTTACACGGCGGAAACTGCGGCAGGGGGGGAAGCTGCGCCGTTTCGTGACGCAGGGAAGGACGGCATGCCGGAACGGGGCCTTGATTCCGTCCCGTTCCGGGTATGGAATGAGGCGCTTACTATTAAAACCATGCCTAACATTAACGATAACTTCCTCAAGTTGCAGGCGGGATATTTGTTCCCGGAAATAGGGCGCCGCGTGAATGCGTTTGCCGAATCCCATCCGGAGGCGGCCAAAAGGCTGATTCGCTGCGGCATCGGCGATGTGACGGAGCCGCTTCCCATGGCGGCTATTGAAGCCATGCACCGGGCCGTGGATGATTTGTCCACTCATGAACGTTTTCACGGCTATGGGCCGGAGCAGGGGTATTTCTGGCTGAGGGAGGCAATTGCCAAAAAAGCCTATCAGGCCCACGGCGTGCATGTGGAAGTGGATGAGATTTACGTGTCTGACGGAGCCAAATGCGACACGGGAAACATTCTGGATATTTTCGGGCCCGGCAACAGAATCGCCGTGCCGGATCCGGTTTATCCCGTGTATGTGGATACCAATGTCATGGCCGGGAATACCGGGAGTTCCAGCCCGGATGGTTCTTATGAAGGGCTGGTGTATCTGCCGTGCACTCCGGAAAATAATTTTGTGCCGCAATTGCCTGATGAGCATGTGGATTTGATTTACCTGTGCTTCCCGAACAATCCTACCGGGGCCGTAGCTTCCCGGAATGAACTGCTGAAATGGGTGGAATACGCCCGGGCGAACCGTGCCATTATCCTTTATGATTCCGCTTATGAGGCTTTCATACAGGATTCTTCCATTCCCAGATCCATTTTTGAAATTCCCGGCGCGCGGGATTGCGCCATTGAGTTCCGTTCCTTCTCCAAGCAAGGAGGCTTTACAGGGGTGCGCTGCGGTTATGTGGTGATTCCCAAGGAATTGCACGGATATGATTCCGAAGGGAACAAGGTTTCTATCAGCCGACTCTGGAGCCGCCGCACCAGCACGAAATTCAACGGCGCTTCCTATATTGTCCAGCGGGGTGCCGCGGCTTTGTTCACCATGGAGGGCATGGCCCAGACTGCCGCGCTCATCAGCCATTACCTGGGGAATGCTTCGCTTCTGCTGAATGCCTGCCGTCAGGCGGGCATGCGCGTGTGGGGCGGGGAAAACGCCCCTTATGTATGGGTACAGTGTCCGGACGGTCTGGACAGCTGGCAAATGTTTGACAAGATGCTGCATGAGGCGAATGTGGTTATTACGCCTGGTTCCGGTTTTGGTTCCAGGGGGGAAGGGTTCTTCCGCATTTCCGCGTTTAATTCACGGGAAAACGTGGATGAAGTCTGCCGCCGCATCCACAGCCTGTTTGCCAGATAGAAGGGCGTTTTCAGACAGATGTCCAGGCCGCGGTGCAAAACACCGCGGCCTGTGTATTTCTTTCCGGGTGGGTTGATGACCGTGGCATTGTATTTCCTGCCGGGAGGGGAGTTCCTGTAAAAAGGTCATCTTCCTTTCTTACGGATTTGGACCGGGAAAGAGCAGAGTCCGTTTTCAAGTGATGGGATTCCGGTAAAGGGGCGTTTCTATGGCATATTCGGCCCTTGCCCCCGTTCATTTGTACGGAGTAGGTTGTTGCTTATGTCCCCGTGGGTGCGCATGAGTTCCTTTTTCCGGCAGGCTGCTTTTCCTGCATGTTGCGCCTGCCTGCTGTCTGTTGCTGGCACCATCCGGGGGCAGGAAGGGGAAGCGGAGCTTCCTTCTGTGGAGCCGCTTTCCTGTGCGCATGCCCCAGATGGGAGGGTAACAGTTCGGGGGTCGGTTATGGGTACGGTGTTCACGGTGCGCGCTTATCCCGGGAGTGGCATGGACGCGAAAGATGCGGAGAGGATTTGCGGGGAGGCTCTGGCCTGTGCCGTCCACTGGGAAAAAGTGATGTCCGCCATGGATGCGGAAAGCGGTCTGACCCGGCTTAATGCTGCGGAATACGGCATTTCCGTGCCTGTTTCTCCGGAATTGGAAAGGGTGCTTCTTCTGTCCCTGAATTATGCCCGGCTGACAAACGGTGCTTTTGATCCCACACTGGGACCCTGCATTCGCCTGTGGAAAAAGAGCCGCCGCCTTGGCGTCCTCCCGTCCGATGAGGAGCGGGAATGCGCGCTCCGGGCATGCGGATGGGAAAAGTTGTCCGTCCGTAAGGGAATGGCGGTCAAGGCGGTTTCTGGAATGAGGCTGGATTTGGGAGGCATGGGCAAGGGCTTTGCCGTGGACCGAATGGCGGAGATGTTGAAAACAAGGGGTATATGTTCCTTCTTCATAGACAGTACCAGCGATGTTCTGGCCGGCGCTCCTCCTCCCGGGGAACCGGGATGGCGGCTGCGGGTGGATACAGGAAGAGGGCAGGGGGAAGTGTTGCTGTTGAGCCATGCGGCCGTTTCCACTTCCGGGAGTGCCCGTCAGATGGTGAAAATTGGCGGGAAAGCGTATTCCCACGTGCTTGATCCCCGGTCGGGGCTGGGCGTTACGGAAGGGAGGCAGGTGAGCGTCCGGGCGTCTTCCGCTGCGCTGGCGGATGCCCTGGCGACGGCAGGGTGTGTGATGCGTGAGGAGGAGTTCCGTTCCCTGGCGGCCGGATTGCCGGGAGTGTCCGTTCCGGCCTTTTTTCAAAGTCCGCCATGTTCTGCGGGGGAAACGCAGAAACAGGATGGACTGCGGAAGGAGGGAGGAATGGGGTCAATGAAAGGAATGACAAAGCAACTACGTTTTTAAGGTACACCTTTATAACCCTGTTTATGAGATTGTACCATTTTTTACTCCCTGCCGTTGTCAGCGCTGCCGTATCTGCGTCATTTGGGGCAGAGTTCCCTAATCCCTATCCTGCGCCCGCTCCCGGTGTCCGCCTGACTCCAGAGATTCCGCTTTCACCCTCCATTAATGGCGCCCGTATCGTCGGGGCTACCCCCGGTTCCCGCATGCTGTTCCAGGTTCCCGTCTCCGGGGAGCGGCCCATGAAAATTCAGGCAACAGGGCTGCCCCCAGGCCTGAAGATGGATTCGCGCGGATTGATTTCGGGTACCGCTCCGTCCGGGAAGAGGGAATACAAGGTAAATATCCAGGCTTCCAACAGGCATGGAAAGGACATGAAGGAGCTGATTCTGAAGGTGGGGGACGAATTGTGCCTGACTCCGCCCATGGGCTGGAGCAGCTGGTATTCCTACAGTGAGGCCGTAGGGGAGGATAATGTGCTGAAGACGGCACGGCTTTTTGTGGAACGGGGTCTGGTCAATCATGGCTGGGCCTATATCAACATTGACGACTGCTGGCAGGGCAGGCGCGGAGGGAAGTATGGCGCCATTCAACCCAATAAGCGTTTTCCTGACATGAAGGCCATGTGCGACGCTATTCACGCCATGGGCATGAAAGCGGGCATTTATTCCACGCCTTGGATGGGAACGTATGCCGGTTTTATCGGAGGGAGCGCGCCCAACGCTAAGCCGGACTACGGGGAAATGGCCATTCCGGAAAAGGAGCGCAAGCAGGAGGATCAAATCTTTGGAAGTTATCCGGGAGTTCATCGCAGAAAGGCGGATCATGTGGGAGCCGTCTGGCTGTTTGACCGTGACGCTAAACAATGGGCGGATTGGGGGTTCGATTATGTGAAAGTGGATTGGAATCCCAACGATGTGTCTACGACAAAGCGCATCCGCAAGGCGCTGGACGAGTCCGGGAGGGATATCGTGCTCAGCCTGTCCAATGCCGCCCCGTACGAACATGTGGAAGAGCTGGGCAAGCTGGCGAATTTATGGCGGACGACGGGGGATATCCAGGATCACTGGGGCAGCGTCAGCGGCATCGGTTTTTCCCAGGAACGCTGGCAGAAGCATATGCGCCCGGGACATTGGAATGATCCGGACATCCTCCAGATCGGGAAGCTGGGCAAACCCAACCAGCCCAACACCACGTTTGTCCAGACGCGGCTGACTCCGGATGAACAGTACACCCATGTGACCCTGTGGTGCCTGCTGTCCGCTCCGCTCATCGTCTCCTGTGATTTGGAGCATATTGATTCGTTTACGATGGGACTGCTTACCAATGATGAGGTGATAGCGGTGGATCAGGATCCGGCTGCCCGTCCCGCCCGCAAAGCGTGGCACCAGGGGAATTTCCAGGTGTGGATGAAGGAGTTGTCCGACGGTTCCGTGGCGGCTGGCTTTTTCAATACCGGGAAGGAGAAAGGAATTTTGAAGGTGAATCTGAAGGAGCTGGGGCTTTCCGGAGCGTATGAGGCAAGGGACCTCTGGAAACGCGCTGACCAGGGGACCGTACAGGGAGATATGGCGGTAGAATTGAACGGGCATGGAGCATCCATGTTCCGGTTCAGCAAAAAGAAGTAACGGGAAGGAGACGGCTCTGTATTCATTCAGGGGCGGCGGGGATATGCCGCCCCTGAAGCCTGTGGCAGGGGAGGCTTTTCATTGAACCGGCATCCATAGAAATAAGCCTTCTGCACAAAATCCCACTTTTACAGTACCTGTCGGCGGATTGCCGGATTCCAGGAGGGGCAGGAGGGGCAGTGAATGCCTCCCCCGCACCAGAGCTTGCGCTTCAATTCCGGAAAGTTTTCTCCGGCAGGCCTTTGTTATTGTGTAATAAAAAACCGCTCCGGCAGATCCGGAGCGGTTCTTATAAAAGAGATTGATGTGACTTGCCTTAATCTCTCCCGACAGCTTTTCTAGGCGGCAATGCCGAAATGCTGCTGAATGGAGGCGAAAATCTTGTCGCGACGGGCGCGGGCTTTTTCAATGTCACGGGTTTTCAGCGAGAATCTCAGGCGTTCCGCCGTGGAGTCCGGCTTGTGAACCGTAACGTGGCACCACCAAACCCCCCTGTTGTTCCACAGGTGGTGGTTGGGGTTGTCATCATTAATTCTAAGAGCGATTTTGGTTTGGGCTTTCATCTGTGTGATCTTTTCCAGTAGAGGACGTATTGTTTACGTCCGTTGGCATATTAATGTTTCAATAAAACCTTCAACTTGGAGGTGCCTCACTTAAGCAGATGATCCCTTGTCTTTTTGGACATCTTTTTCTGCCAGTTGCTCACCTCGTTGAAGCCTTAGAGTTCAAGTGGTGGAACAACGTTCAAAAAAAGAATCTTTTTTACAGGAGACCTACTTTTTTAAGAGTGTTGTAAGCACCGTTCTTGTTGATCGTACGCAGGGCCTTGGCGGAAATCTTCATTTTCACGAATTGACCGAGTTCAGGAACCCAGATGCGCTTCTCCTGAAGGTTGGGGAAAACGGTACGATTGACAGTCTTAGTGACGTGACGACCAATACCGCCCTTTTTCTTGGCAAGACCGGAGCGATGGATACGACGACCTTTGTGAGGCATGGTACCTCTGATGATGCAAATTCGGGACATGGCAATCGAAGTTATTTGTTAATGCGAGAGAGATAATCTAGCGTATTTTTGCCTAAGGTCAAGAACAACCGGACGAAAGCCCTGGAATTTATCCTGGACTGTACGGAAGCATGCCTTTTCTTTTGCGCGAACTCCGGTTTTTTCTCCCATGATGAAGAGGGGTTGCAGAGACGGTGAGCTGAAAGCGGGAGGGGGCTGATCCGGGAAGATGAACGGTACCGCAGACAAAGAGGAGAATGAGGCGTTCTTCCATATTTTTTCCGGACTTCCGCCGTGGGAGCAGGGGCTGGCCGGATAGCCGGGCCGGATGAAGGCCTTTCACCGCAGGAAAAGTGCAGAACACGGGAAAGATGGCCCCCTTTGGTTTTTTCACGGCAGCGGCATATGGCTGCCTGCTTCCGGGTAAAACGTATCCGGCGCTTGCACGGAGGGGCGTTCCATGAGAAATTGAAAGCATGAGTGAGAATCATTATGCAGAGTTTTCCGAATGCAGTATGAAGCCCCAGGAGGTGCTGGAATATGTTTCCGGCCCCATTCCCGTTCCGGAGGAGGGAGAAGTTCTGGTCCGGATGAAGGCGGCTCCGATCAACCCGGCGGACATCAATTTTGTACAGGGAGTTTATGGCCTGAAGCCCGTGCTGCCGCACTCCCGCGCCGGCCTGGAAGGCTGCGGCGTGGTACAGGAATCTCGCGCAGCGGGATTTCGAGAGGGAGATGAAGTGATTCTCCTGCGCGGCGTGGGTTCCTGGAGCGAGTATGTGGCGGTTCCCTCCGTGAATGTCATGAAGCTCCCGGTGAAGGTAGATCCCGTCCAGGCGGCCATGCTGAAGGTGAATCCCCTGACCGCTCTGCGCATGCTGGAAGGGTTCGTTTCCCTGGAACCGGGGGATTGGCTGGTGCAGAATGCCGCCAATTCCGGAGTGGGAAGGTGCATTATTCAACTGGCCCGTGAAATGGGCGTGAAGACAGTGAATTTTGTGAGAAGGCCGGATGAATTGAGGGATGAATTGACTGCGCTGGGCGCCGATCTGGTGGTGGGAGAGGATGACGGGGATGTGGTGAAGAATACGCTGGCCCGCCTGGATGGAAAGAGGCCTGTGCTGGCTTCCAATGCCGTGGGCGGGGAAAGCGCCCTGCGCCTGATGGATATGCTGGCTCCCGGTGGAAGCATGGTGACGTACGGAGCCATGAGCCGGAAGAGCATCAAGGTGCCGAACGGTTTTCTGATTTTCAAGGGTATTAAACTGGAGGGCCTGTGGGTGACGCAGTGGCTTAAGAATGCCCCTGTTTCAGAGATTGAGGCCGCCTATGAGAAACTGGCGCGCCTGATGGCGGACGGCAGGTTGAAGCAGGCTGTGGATACCGTTTATCCGCTAAGCGATGTGCGGAAGGCTGTGGAGAAGGCGCAGGAGGAGTTCCGCAGCGGCAAGGTGGTGCTTAGCATGGATTGCGCCTGATGCGTGGAAAGGGAGTTTTTGCGCTTTCCCGTGCTGCGGAATGCTGGAAGGATTTTTTCAGCGTTCCGTGGTTTGGGTAGTATTGGCTGCTGGCCTGGATGATGGCGGGGCTGAACTTTTATTCCATCTGGCAGGCAGGCGATTTGTTCTGGAAAAAAGCCGTTTTGCCCGGAAAGGTCTGTGTACGGAGGGAATGGTGCGGAGCGTCACGAAGGATACGGTGCGGTTGTGGCGCCATTCGCGGATCATGAACCCGTCCGGGCTTTCTCTGGATGTCTGGGCACCGGAAGTGCGTTCCCATCCGCAGACCCGGGAGGGACGGCGCGTGCGCGCCGTTTGGTTTCAGCCCAGCGTGGAATCAAGCCAGGTGTTGAGTATTTCCACAGCGGCTACCTGGTCGATGATGGGGCGGAAGTTTTTTGCCTTTTTGCCGGCGGCGTGCAGTTTTTCCTGGGCAATGACGGTGGTGAGGCATTCATCCATGAAAATCAGGGGAAGGCCTGGAAGGGCTGCGGCCAGTTCCCTGCCGAATGCACGCACCTTGGCTGCGGCGGTCCCTTCCGTGCCGTCCATGCGGACGGGAAGGCCCAGCACCAGGGTGCGTATTCCCCGTTCCTGGACGAGCTGGACAATGCGGGAAATTCCGTCCGTCTGATGCCTGTGGATAGTTTCTACGGGATGGGCCATGATGCCCACGGGGTCCGTGGCGGCAATGCCGATGCGGGCTTCTCCGTAGTCGATGCCCAGGGCGGGGTGCGGACTGGTCATCTGAGTTCGTCCGGAAGCTGGTTGACGATTTTCTTGATTTCGTCCGCCTTGTTTTTATCCGCAATGAGGATGGCGTCCGCCGTTTCCACCACAATCAGGTTTTCCACTCCCAGCAGGGCCACGTGCTTGTCCCCCTTTTGGGAGAAAACAATGTTGCCGGAGGCGTCCTGCACGGTGATGTCCGTGTTGGTGGTGTTTTTATTGTGGGTTTCCAGATAGTTGGCTACGGATATCCAGGAACCTACGTCGTCCCAGTCAAAGGTTGCTTCCATGTTCAGCACTCTGTCCGCATGCTCCATGAGCGCGAAGTCTATGGAGACGGGGGTGAGCGCCGGGAATTCTTCCCGGATGGTTTCCTGCGGGGCCGGAGATTCCGCAACGTGTTCCACGAAGGAGGCCAGTTCCGGGCAGTGCTTGTCCAGCTGTTCGCACACGGCAGGAATGCTCCATACGAACATGCCGGCGTTCCAGCAGAAATTGCCCCGGCTCAGGTAGGCTGCAGCCGTGGCCGTGTCCGGTTTTTCGCGGAATTGAATGACTTCGCGGCAGGAACAGCCCGGAGCGGAGTGGATTTCTTTTCCGCGTTCAATGTAGCCGTAGGAGGGGCAGGGCCAGGTTGGCTTGATACCCACGGTGACAAGCGCTTTTTCCCTGGCAGCCGTGTCCATGGCGGCTTTCATCAGGGTGCGGAAGGAGTCCTGGTCCTGAATGAGCTGGTCGGAGGGGATAACGAGCATGACTCCGTGCGGGTCCGCCGCCTTGATGAGACCAATGCCCAGGGCGATGGCAGGCGCCGTGTCCCGGCGCACGGGTTCGGAAATGATGTTGTCCACGGGAATATCGTGGGCCTGGCGGCGCACTTCCGCTTCCTGCAGATGGTTGGTCAGGATAAAGATGTTTTGCCTGGGCACCAGCCCGTCCAGCCTGTCGATAGCCTGGCGAAGGAGGGTTCCTTCTCCGAACATGTTCAGGAGTTGTTTGGGGCGGTGGTCGCGGGAAAGAGGCCAGAAACGGGTGCCGCTGCCGCCGGCCAGAATAAGAGCGTATTGGTTCATGGCTGTTTCGCAGGAATGGGGGTTCAAGAGGGTCAGAGAGCGCCGAAACGGCGTTTTCTACGGGAGTAGTCCAGCAGAGCAGCTTCCATGTCCCGGTCGCAAAAGTCCGGCCACAACGTGTCCGTCACATGAATTTCCGCATAGCTGATTTGCCAGAGAAGAAAGTTGGAGACGCGCATTTCTCCAGAGGTGCGGATAAGCAGATCCGGTTCCGGCATGCCGGCGGTGTCCAGGTACTCGCCGAACAGGTCTTCCGTCACGGCGTCCGGCGGGAGTTCTCCGCGGGAGACTTTTTCCGCTATTTTCCTGGCGGCGGCGGCGATTTCCCCCCGGCTGCCGTAGGAAATGGCCAGAACCAGGTTGAGCCTGGTGTTTCCCGAAGTGGCTTCCAGACTGTTCTGAAGCAGTTTCCGGGTGCGGGCGGGAATGCGGGAGAGATCTCCTATGGCGTGGAGGCGCACGCCTTTTTCCATCATTTGGTTGAGGCGTTTTTTCAGGAATTCGTGCAGAAGGAGCATCAGCGCGCGCACTTCCGTCTTCGGACGGTTCCAGTTTTCCGAGGAAAAGGCGTAAAGGGTGAGCCAGGGGATATCATGGGCCATGCAGAAGTCCGCACAGCGTTCCACCGTATCCGCTCCCGCCCGGTGGCCTGCCTGCCGCGGCAGATGGCGGCTGTTCGCCCAGCGGCCGTTGCCGTCCATGATGCAGGCGATGTGAGTCGGCAGTTTTTCCTTGGGAATGGTAAGCATAGATAAGCGTCGCTCCGTTACTCTAGTCCATGACCGGGTCCAGTTCAACACGCAAGTTGTTCAGGATGTATTCCTGTCTTTCCCGCGTGTTTTTGCCCATGTAGAAGGACAGCAGGTCTTTTACCTTGTGGGAGTCTTCCAGCCGGACGCGGTCCAGGCGCATCCCTTCCCCGATGAAAGCCTTGAATTCCTGGGGGGAGATTTCTCCCAGGCCTTTGAACCGGGTAATTTCCGGGTTTTTCCCCAGCAGGCTGATGGCTTCCTCCCTCTCTGCGTCCGAGTAGCAGTAAATGGTTTGCTGTTTGTTGCGCACGCGGAAGAGGGGGGTCTGGAGGATGAAGAGGTGTCCCTCCCGGATCAATTCCGGAAAGAACTGGATGAAGAATGTCATCAAAAGGATGCGGATGTGCATGCCGTCGTCATCGGCGTCCGTGGCGATGACTACCTTGTCATAGCGCAGTTCCTCCAGTCCGTTTTCAATATTCAGGGCATGCTGGAGGAAGTTGAATTCCTCATTTTCATAGACGACTTTACGGCTCATGCCGAAGGAGTTCAGCGGCTTGCCCCGCAGGGAGAAAACGGCCTGGGTTTCCGCGTCGCGCGCCGTAGTGATGGAGCCGGAGGCGGAGATGCCTTCCGTAATGAAGAGGGTGGTTTCCCCGGCGCGGGAGTGTTTGGAGTTGTAATGCACCCGGCAGTCCCGGAGGTTCTTGTTGTGAATTTTGGCCTTGCGGGCGTTTTCGCGCGCCAGCTTCTGGATACCGGAGAGTTCCTTGCGGTCCCGTTCGGAATCCTTGATTTTTGCTTCCAGAGCTTTGGCCGTTTCCGGGTTTTTGTGCAGGTAGTTGTCCAGCTCCCTGGCAATGAAGTTGCCCACAAAGGTGCGGATGGTTTCCCCTTCCGGGCTGATGGTGTTGGACCCCAGCTTGGTTTTGGTCTGGGATTCGAAGACGGGTTCCTTTACCTTGATGGAGATGGCGGCTACGAGGGAGGAACGGATGTCCCCCGCCTCATAGTTTTTCTTGAAGAAGTCCCTCAGGGTTTTGACGATGGCTTCCCGGAAGGCCGCCTGGTGGGTGCCTCCCTGGGTGGTGTGCTGCCCGTTGACGAAGGAGTAGTGCTCCTCCCCGTATTGGCCGCCGTGGGTGAAGGCCACTTCAATGTCATGCCCTTCCAGATGGATGATGGGGTACAGGGGGGCCTCGCTCATCGCTTCCGCAAGCAGGTCCAGCAACCCGTTTTTGGAGATGTAGCGGCGGCCGTTGAAATGCAAGGCCAGCCCTTTGTTGAGGTAGGAGTAGTATCTGCACATTTTTTCGATATACTCCGGCCGGAATTGCGTGGCCGCGGGAAAGATGTCCGGGTCCGCGTGGAAAGCCGTGCGGGTGCCGTTGGGTTCCTCCGTGGCTCCGTCCTTCCGTCCCTTGGGGATTTCCTTTCCGCGGCAGAACTGGTAGGAACGCGTTTCCCCGTCGCGATAGGCCTGGATTTCAAAGAAGTCGGACAGGGCGTTGACCGCCTTGATGCCCACTCCATTGAGGCCTACGGATTTTTTGAAGGCGTCGCTGTCATATTTGGCCCCGGTGTTGATTTTTGCGGCGCAGTCCAGCAGTTTGCCCAGCGGGATGCCGCGGCCGAAGTCGCGCACTTCGCACAGGCCGTCCGGAGTCACGTCAATGGTGATTTTTTTGCCGAACCCCATCACGAATTCGTCGATTGAGTTGTCGATGACTTCTTTCAGAAGGACGTAAATGCCGTCGTCCGGGGAGGCTCCGTCACCCAGTTTGCCGATGTACATCCCCGGGCGCATGCGGATGTGTTCCCTCCAATCCAGGGTTTTGATGCTGTTTTCGTCGTAGGCCATGTGCAACGGGGTCGCGCTTATTATAGCGGCGCCCCCGGAATTTGCGAAGAAAAAATGAGGGGCTGTCCGTCTGCGTTCGATGGAGCTTGACCCGGAGGCCGTCCCTTGGTGGAATCCACGGCGTATGATCAGTTGCAAGGCTCCGTGCAAAGTGAACGTTTCCCTCCGCGTTCTGGGAAAGAGGCCGGACGGCTTCCATGAGGTGGATACCGTGATGGTTCCCTTGGATTTGTGTGATGTGCTGGAGT encodes the following:
- the eno gene encoding phosphopyruvate hydratase, which gives rise to MEIIDVRGREIIDSRGNPTVEVDVALAGGAIGRASVPSGASTGEHEAWELRDGDAKRYGGKGVLKAVENINKIIAPEISGHDATLQPAIDKIMIDLDGTPNKSRLGANAILGVSLAVAKAAAIQLNLPLFKYLGGPNAKVLPVPMMNIINGGAHSDSPIDFQEFMIMPKGAPTFRESLRYGAEVFHALKDVLHDRGLSTAVGDEGGFAPALKSADDALECIAQAVKRAGYTLGTDIFIALDVASSEFYDPSRNLYVFKKSDGLGRTAEELTAYYQELQKKYPIISIEDGCAENDWLGWEQLTKAMGGNTQLVGDDLFVTNVEFLNQGISRHVANAVLVKVNQIGSLTETLDTVELAKDNKYSAIISHRSGETEDATIADIAVATNAGQIKTGSLSRSDRMAKYNQLLRIEEELGNDAVYGGKIHIL
- a CDS encoding LL-diaminopimelate aminotransferase — protein: MPNINDNFLKLQAGYLFPEIGRRVNAFAESHPEAAKRLIRCGIGDVTEPLPMAAIEAMHRAVDDLSTHERFHGYGPEQGYFWLREAIAKKAYQAHGVHVEVDEIYVSDGAKCDTGNILDIFGPGNRIAVPDPVYPVYVDTNVMAGNTGSSSPDGSYEGLVYLPCTPENNFVPQLPDEHVDLIYLCFPNNPTGAVASRNELLKWVEYARANRAIILYDSAYEAFIQDSSIPRSIFEIPGARDCAIEFRSFSKQGGFTGVRCGYVVIPKELHGYDSEGNKVSISRLWSRRTSTKFNGASYIVQRGAAALFTMEGMAQTAALISHYLGNASLLLNACRQAGMRVWGGENAPYVWVQCPDGLDSWQMFDKMLHEANVVITPGSGFGSRGEGFFRISAFNSRENVDEVCRRIHSLFAR
- a CDS encoding FAD:protein FMN transferase, whose protein sequence is MGTVFTVRAYPGSGMDAKDAERICGEALACAVHWEKVMSAMDAESGLTRLNAAEYGISVPVSPELERVLLLSLNYARLTNGAFDPTLGPCIRLWKKSRRLGVLPSDEERECALRACGWEKLSVRKGMAVKAVSGMRLDLGGMGKGFAVDRMAEMLKTRGICSFFIDSTSDVLAGAPPPGEPGWRLRVDTGRGQGEVLLLSHAAVSTSGSARQMVKIGGKAYSHVLDPRSGLGVTEGRQVSVRASSAALADALATAGCVMREEEFRSLAAGLPGVSVPAFFQSPPCSAGETQKQDGLRKEGGMGSMKGMTKQLRF
- a CDS encoding glycoside hydrolase family 27 protein, with the translated sequence MRLYHFLLPAVVSAAVSASFGAEFPNPYPAPAPGVRLTPEIPLSPSINGARIVGATPGSRMLFQVPVSGERPMKIQATGLPPGLKMDSRGLISGTAPSGKREYKVNIQASNRHGKDMKELILKVGDELCLTPPMGWSSWYSYSEAVGEDNVLKTARLFVERGLVNHGWAYINIDDCWQGRRGGKYGAIQPNKRFPDMKAMCDAIHAMGMKAGIYSTPWMGTYAGFIGGSAPNAKPDYGEMAIPEKERKQEDQIFGSYPGVHRRKADHVGAVWLFDRDAKQWADWGFDYVKVDWNPNDVSTTKRIRKALDESGRDIVLSLSNAAPYEHVEELGKLANLWRTTGDIQDHWGSVSGIGFSQERWQKHMRPGHWNDPDILQIGKLGKPNQPNTTFVQTRLTPDEQYTHVTLWCLLSAPLIVSCDLEHIDSFTMGLLTNDEVIAVDQDPAARPARKAWHQGNFQVWMKELSDGSVAAGFFNTGKEKGILKVNLKELGLSGAYEARDLWKRADQGTVQGDMAVELNGHGASMFRFSKKK
- the rpmB gene encoding 50S ribosomal protein L28, producing the protein MSRICIIRGTMPHKGRRIHRSGLAKKKGGIGRHVTKTVNRTVFPNLQEKRIWVPELGQFVKMKISAKALRTINKNGAYNTLKKVGLL
- a CDS encoding MDR family NADPH-dependent oxidoreductase; this translates as MSENHYAEFSECSMKPQEVLEYVSGPIPVPEEGEVLVRMKAAPINPADINFVQGVYGLKPVLPHSRAGLEGCGVVQESRAAGFREGDEVILLRGVGSWSEYVAVPSVNVMKLPVKVDPVQAAMLKVNPLTALRMLEGFVSLEPGDWLVQNAANSGVGRCIIQLAREMGVKTVNFVRRPDELRDELTALGADLVVGEDDGDVVKNTLARLDGKRPVLASNAVGGESALRLMDMLAPGGSMVTYGAMSRKSIKVPNGFLIFKGIKLEGLWVTQWLKNAPVSEIEAAYEKLARLMADGRLKQAVDTVYPLSDVRKAVEKAQEEFRSGKVVLSMDCA
- the ruvX gene encoding Holliday junction resolvase RuvX, whose amino-acid sequence is MTSPHPALGIDYGEARIGIAATDPVGIMAHPVETIHRHQTDGISRIVQLVQERGIRTLVLGLPVRMDGTEGTAAAKVRAFGRELAAALPGLPLIFMDECLTTVIAQEKLHAAGKKAKNFRPIIDQVAAVEILNTWLDSTLG